One genomic region from Scomber scombrus chromosome 19, fScoSco1.1, whole genome shotgun sequence encodes:
- the LOC134001341 gene encoding G-protein coupled receptor 135: protein MDSPVSTALQGSGSTNYTADTSGLNFNNQLSTASPIVPRVVSIVTSLVTATTEATVRTTGNISALTDQRGSELSQIHQASTPSVLSAAESNSVLQGITVAAQALVLLSIFLLSSLGNSAVVIVIIKHRQLRTVTNAFIMSLSLSDFLTAVLCLPFSFVMLFSKDGIWMFGDRFCVANGFFNTCFGIISTLTMTLISFDRYYAIVRQPQAKIGRQKATRLLIAVWLTAVIFSLPWYLLVRTPTEIHKRGFYHCMYVFHSGTSRMGTAYSICLIVVCYLLPFSLMCFCHYNICKTVRLSEIRVRPVTTYAYLLRFYSEMRTATTVLIMIVFIIFCWGPYCLMGLVTAMGDYTFNPAMDTVAIWLAWANGAINPLIYALRNPNISMLLGRSREEGYRTRNIAAYLSSQTQNREVRLNQADRIRDRYVSRVGVNNNSRLSSSSPGKGGGGGEVAMWACKNPAVFFCRDAQPDTATLPNTVSTPKMKTADTSL from the coding sequence ggtTGTTTCCATAGTGACCAGCCTAGTGACTGCCACTACAGAGGCAACAGTGAGAACCACAGGGAACATATCAGCGCTCACAGACCAAAGAGGGAGCGAGCTCAGCCAAATCCATCAGGCATCGACCCCGTCGGTGTTGAGCGCCGCTGAGAGTAACTCAGTCCTGCAGGGCATCACAGTGGCAGCTCAGGCCCTGGTActcctctccatcttcctcctctccagccTCGGTAATTCAGCGGTTGTGATTGTCATCATCAAACACCGACAACTCCGGACGGTGACCAATGCTTTCATCATGTCGCTGTCGCTGTCCGATTTCCTCACGGCTGTTCTATGCCTGCCGTTCTCCTTCGTCATGCTCTTCAGTAAAGATGGAATCTGGATGTTTGGGGATCGTTTCTGTGTGGCCAATGGGTTTTTCAACACCTGCTTTGGCATCATCTCTACCCTGACTATGACGTTGATCTCCTTTGACAGGTACTACGCCATAGTCAGACAACCACAGGCTAAAATAGGGCGCCAGAAAGCCACTCGGTTATTGATAGCTGTTTGGTTGACTGCAgtcattttctctctgccttGGTATCTTCTAGTCCGAACACCTACAGAAATCCATAAGCGAGGTTTCTaccactgtatgtatgtgttccACTCTGGCACCTCACGCATGGGGACAGCTTATAGCATCTGCCTTATTGTCGTCTGTTATTTACTGCCCTTTTCCctcatgtgtttttgtcattataACATCTGTAAGACAGTTCGGCTTTCGGAGATACGAGTCAGGCCGGTGACCACGTACGCATACTTACTGCGCTTCTACAGTGAAATGCGCACAGCCACCACAGTTCTCAttatgattgttttcattattttttgttggGGGCCATATTGTTTAATGGGATTGGTCACAGCAATGGGGGACTACACATTCAACCCTGCAATGGACACAGTAGCCATATGGTTAGCCTGGGCAAATGGAGCCATTAACCCTCTGATCTATGCCCTGAGGAACCCCAACATATCCATGTTACTGGGGCGCAGTAGAGAGGAGGGCTATCGGACCAGAAATATTGCAGCTTATTTGTCCAGTCAAACGCAGAACCGCGAGGTCCGGCTAAACCAAGCAGACAGGATAAGGGACCGCTACGTGAGTCGGGTGGGGGTAAATAATAACAGCCGACTGTCAAGTTCAAGTccaggaaaaggaggagggggaggagaggtggCAATGTGGGCCTGTAAAAACCCTGCTGTGTTCTTCTGCAGGGATGCCCAGCCTGATACTGCAACACTACCCAACACTGTCAGCACACCGAAAATGAAGACAGCTGACACCAGCCtgtga